A single genomic interval of Cucumis sativus cultivar 9930 chromosome 7, Cucumber_9930_V3, whole genome shotgun sequence harbors:
- the LOC101206992 gene encoding multicystatin produces MSSDSKNDKWIQIPDTKTPCVIDLGKYAVDDYNKAHKDNLVFKKVIIGWYLEIDYDKTKLRLIIEVVNSKGEVIIYEVVIVVDDKDGKKVKTPISFIPGYIDEVDPWLFWFRIIDINDPHVQQIAKFAVEKHNQDNNDSLVYISTIVCWYRLLSPILKQYKVYLKAKDCLGRVRDYEALVEEEKKLPNAILKLIYFKVIPKKC; encoded by the coding sequence ATGAGCAGCGACTCAAAGAATGATAAGTGGATCCAAATCCCTGATACAAAAACACCTTGCGTGATTGATCTTGGAAAATATGCTGTGGATGACTACAACAAAGCACACAAAGATAACCTTGTATTCAAAAAGGTTATAATCGGATGGTATTTGGAGATAGATTATGATAAAACAAAGCTTCGTCTTATTATTGAAGTAGTAAACAGTAAGggagaagtaataatataCGAAGTAGTGATTGTGGTAGATGataaagatggaaaaaaagtgaagacaCCCATTTCATTTATTCCTGGGTATATAGATGAGGTGGATCCATGGTTATTTTGGTTTAGAATTATTGATATTAACGACCCTCATGTGCAACAGATCGCCAAGTTTGCAGTGGAAAAGCATAACCAGGATAATAATGACAGTCTTGTTTACATTTCCACAATTGTATGCTGGTATCGTTTGTTGagtccaattttaaaacaatataaagtttatcttAAGGCCAAGGATTGCTTGGGACGTGTGCGGGATTACGAAGCTTtggttgaagaagagaagaaactGCCTAATGCGATTCTGAaacttatatatttcaaagttATACCAAAGAAATGTTGA